TTCTCTAATTTCTTATCAGTGCGTTGCTTTACAAGATCGTAGTAAACCTTGCCAGAGCATATGATCACACGCTCAATCGACTGAGGATCAATCGATGCATCACTCTCCGGAATCACAGTTTGGAACTCACCCTTCGTGAACTCGATGAGTGGCGATGCGGCATCTTTATGACGCAACAGCGATTTAGGAGTCATGATGATGAGCGGCTTTCTAAATTGCCTAATCATCTGGCGGCGCAAGAGATGGAATATTTGTGATGCGGTAGTAGGTTGTACCACCTGCATATTGGTATCCGCACACAGTTGCATGAAGCGCTCTAAACGGGCTGAGGAATGCTCGGGGCCTTGACCTTCATAACCATGAGGCAACATCATCACCAAACCGTTCACACGGCCCCACTTCACTTCACCAGAGGCAATAAATTGATCGATCACCACCTGCGCACCGTTTGCAAAGTCGCCAAACTGAGCTTCCCAAATCGTTAAGGTATTCGGTTCGGCAGCGGCATAGCCATACTCAAATCCCAGCACAGCCTCTTCCGACAGAATCGAGTCGATGACAGTAAATGGGGCTTGATCTTTACTCACATGCTGTAATGGGATGTGGGTACCAGTGTCCCAATTTTCTCGATTTTGCGCATGGAGTACAGAGTGACGATGACTAAATGTGCCGCGACCACTATCTTCACCGGATAAACGAATTGGGTAACCGCTAGCAAGCAAGGAGGCGAAAGCCATTGCCTCTCCCATGCCCCAATCCACATTGATCTCGCCACGACCCATTGCCGCACGATCGGTATATACCTTTTGTACCAATGGATGCGCTTTGAAATCATCCGGCAGAGTCGATAACTTATCTGCAAGCCTCTTCCATTCGGATAGAGGAATGGCCGTGTCAGCATGATCGGTCCATTTCTTGTTGAGGAACGGTGACCAATCCACTGCAAACTTGCCTTTGAAATTACTCAATACCGGATCGAGGGTTTGCTTGCCCGCATCCATCGCGGCACGATAGGCTTTCACCATCTCGTCGCCTGCGCCTGCTGCAATAACACCTTGCGCCTCAAGTCGGTCAGCATATAGTTTGCGGGTACCAGGATGAGTAGCAATAATGCTGTACATCAAGGGCTGGGTCATTGCCGGCGTATCTTGCTCGTTATGGCCTAGCTTTCTGAAACAAATAATATCAACCGCAACATCTTTCTTAAATTGGGTGCGGTACTCCAAGGCCAGCTGAGTCGCTAACACCACCGCTTCTGGATCATCCCCGTTCACATGCAAAACCGGTGAGTCGATGGTTTTCATGATGTCGGTGCAATAAAGACTAGAACGCAAATCGCGGGGATCTGAGGTGGTAAAACCAATTTGGTTATTGATCACAATATGGACCGTGCCACCAGTGGAATATCCACGTACTTCGGATAAAGCCAAGGTCTCTTGCATCACGCCTTGACCTGCAATCGCAGCATCACCATGCACGAGTACCGGTAGAACTTGATCGCCCTTCGCATCATTGCGACGCTCCATCCTTGCGCGTGCCGAACCCTCCACTACTGGGTTCACAATCTCTAGGTGCGATGGATTAAAGGACAGGGATAAGTGCACTGGACCACCTGGGGTCGAGATGTCGCTCGAGAATCCTTGGTGATACTTCACATCACCAGCGGGCAGATCTTCTTGCGCGGTGTGATCAAACTCAGCAAAGAGGTCTTTGGGTGATTTACCCAATACATTGACTAAGACATTTAAGCGTCCACGGTGCGCCATGCCAATCACAATCTCTTGGACGCCTTTCTTGCCAGCCCCCTGAATTAACTCATCCATGCAGGGAATAAAACT
This genomic interval from Polynucleobacter sp. UK-FUSCHL-C3 contains the following:
- a CDS encoding 2-oxoglutarate dehydrogenase E1 component, with the translated sequence MMQSYRGSSYLFGGNAPYVEELYESYLLDPTSVAQHWRDYFDNVVQVPAVDGSNGRDIAHAPIVASFAERAKQGPIKTIQDSADSEMGRKRVAVQQLIAAYRNVGNRWANLDPLKRTERPDIPELNPSFYGFSDGDMDIVFNTSNTFFGKNNMTLRDLLQALRETYCGTLTAEFMYIADQKIKKWWQEKLESIRSTPKFTNEQRRQILDRVTAAEGLERYLQAKYVGQKRFSLEGGDSFIPCMDELIQGAGKKGVQEIVIGMAHRGRLNVLVNVLGKSPKDLFAEFDHTAQEDLPAGDVKYHQGFSSDISTPGGPVHLSLSFNPSHLEIVNPVVEGSARARMERRNDAKGDQVLPVLVHGDAAIAGQGVMQETLALSEVRGYSTGGTVHIVINNQIGFTTSDPRDLRSSLYCTDIMKTIDSPVLHVNGDDPEAVVLATQLALEYRTQFKKDVAVDIICFRKLGHNEQDTPAMTQPLMYSIIATHPGTRKLYADRLEAQGVIAAGAGDEMVKAYRAAMDAGKQTLDPVLSNFKGKFAVDWSPFLNKKWTDHADTAIPLSEWKRLADKLSTLPDDFKAHPLVQKVYTDRAAMGRGEINVDWGMGEAMAFASLLASGYPIRLSGEDSGRGTFSHRHSVLHAQNRENWDTGTHIPLQHVSKDQAPFTVIDSILSEEAVLGFEYGYAAAEPNTLTIWEAQFGDFANGAQVVIDQFIASGEVKWGRVNGLVMMLPHGYEGQGPEHSSARLERFMQLCADTNMQVVQPTTASQIFHLLRRQMIRQFRKPLIIMTPKSLLRHKDAASPLIEFTKGEFQTVIPESDASIDPQSIERVIICSGKVYYDLVKQRTDKKLENAAIVRIEQLYPFPHKAVANVIKTYPNVTELVWCQDEPQNQGAWFFVQHNLLENMSEGMHLGYAGRPASASPAVGYAHLHQTQQKALLTAAFGKLKGFVITK